A region from the Rosa rugosa chromosome 6, drRosRugo1.1, whole genome shotgun sequence genome encodes:
- the LOC133718606 gene encoding probable pectinesterase/pectinesterase inhibitor 34, with protein MGYGRLQPSDPGGSSRSMGDQSPPQQPPSRKSKKKLIILSIFSITLIAAAAVSAVLLIAVRSKPAAKQSLLHRQPTQAISDACSKTRFPSLCVNSLLDFPGSLNASEADLVHISFNMTLQHLSKALYLSSGLSYLQMDPHAKSAYQDCLELLDDSVDALTRALTTVAPGLGGSPGSSQDVLTWLSSALTNQDTCGEGLADVSGAVKQELGQKLKDLSELVSNCLAIFTATSSNDFSGVPIQNRRLLMESDIMGGDNADVSRDFPRWLGKKERMLLALPVAQIQADIIVSKDGNGTYKTIAEAIKKAPEYSKRRTVIYVRAGRYEEDNLKVGRKKTNLMFIGDGKGITVITGGKSVSEKLTTFRTASFAATGAGFIARDITFENYAGPQKHQAVALRVGADHAVVYRCNIIGYQDTFYVHSNRQFVRECDIYGTVDFIFGNAAVVFQNCSIYARKPMPSQKNTITAQNRKDPNQNTGMSIHACRILAASDLGPVKGSFPTYLGRPWKMYSRVVYMLSYIGDHVAPRGWLEWNANFALDTLYYGEYMNYGPGGAVGQRVKWPGYRVITSTVEANKFTVAQFIYGSSWLPSTGVAFLGGLSV; from the exons ATGGGATACGGCCGTCTCCAACCCTCCGACCCCGGAGGCTCCTCCCGCTCCATGGGCGACCAATCCCCGCCGCAACAACCACCGTCTCGTAAAAGCAAGAAAAAGCTCATCATACTCTCCATTTTCTCCATCACTCtcatcgccgccgccgccgtctcGGCCGTCCTCCTCATCGCCGTCCGATCCAAGCCGGCGGCGAAGCAGTCCCTCCTCCACCGCCAGCCGACGCAAGCCATCTCTGACGCCTGCTCCAAGACTCGCTTCCCTTCTCTCTGCGTCAACTCCCTCCTCGACTTCCCGGGATCTCTGAACGCGTCGGAGGCCGACCTCGTCCACATTTCCTTCAACATGACGCTGCAGCACCTCAGCAAAGCCCTCTACCTCTCCTCGGGGCTATCGTATCTCCAGATGGACCCGCACGCCAAGTCCGCCTACCAGGACTGCCTCGAGCTCCTGGACGACTCTGTGGACGCGCTCACGCGCGCCCTGACTACCGTCGCGCCTGGACTCGGCGGTAGCCCCGGgtctagccaggacgtgctgaCCTGGCTGAGCTCGGCGCTGACAAATCAGGACACGTGCGGGGAGGGCCTCGCCGACGTGAGCGGCGCGGTGAAACAGGAGCTGGGCCAGAAGCTGAAGGACTTGTCGGAGCTGGTGAGTAACTGCCTGGCGATATTTACAGCGACTAGTAGTAACGACTTCTCGGGAGTGCCGATTCAGAACAGGAGATTGCTGATGGAGAGTGATATAATGGGAGGAGATAATGCCGATGTGTCGCGGGATTTCCCGAGATGGTTGGGTAAGAAGGAGAGGATGTTGCTGGCTTTGCCGGTGGCACAGATACAGGCCGATATAATCGTCTCCAAGGACGGAAATGGGACCTACAAGACGATCGCCGAGGCGATCAAAAAGGCGCCGGAGTATAGTAAACGCCGGACAGTTATTTACGTCAGGGCAGGAAG GTACGAAGAAGATAATCTGAAGGTAGGAAGGAAGAAAACGAACTTGATGTTCATCGGCGACGGCAAGGGTATAACCGTAATCACCGGTGGTAAAAGCGTTTCCGAAAAGCTAACCACATTCCGCACCGCATCCTTTG CGGCTACCGGAGCAGGCTTCATTGCACGGGACATAACGTTTGAGAACTATGCCGGCCCGCAGAAGCACCAAGCCGTCGCCCTCCGCGTTGGGGCAGATCATGCCGTGGTCTACCGGTGCAACATTATCGGATACCAAGACACGTTTTATGTGCACTCGAACAGACAGTTCGTTCGGGAATGTGACATTTATGGTACTGTGGACTTCATATTTGGCAATGCAGCCGTGGTGTTTCAAAATTGTAGTATCTACGCCCGCAAGCCAATGCCCTCTCAGAAAAACACCATCACGGCTCAAAACAGGAAAGACCCGAATCAAAACACGGGGATGTCTATCCACGCTTGCCGGATCCTTGCCGCGTCAGATCTTGGCCCCGTAAAGGGTAGCTTTCCGACGTATTTGGGTCGCCCTTGGAAAATGTACTCTAGGGTTGTGTACATGTTATCATACATTGGGGATCATGTAGCTCCCCGAGGCTGGCTCGAGTGGAATGCCAATTTTGCCCTAGATACTCTCTACTACGGTGAATACATGAACTATGGGCCAGGCGGGGCTGTAGGTCAACGTGTAAAATGGCCAGGGTATCGGGTCATTACGTCCACCGTTGAGGCCAACAAGTTCACCGTTGCACAGTTTATATATGGCTCATCATGGTTACCCTCCACCGGAGTGGCATTCTTGGGTGGCCTTTCGGTCTAA
- the LOC133718641 gene encoding phosphatidylinositol 4-kinase gamma 3 has product MSIASVALSPVYEESLNFPCNFAGGYGLSSGNSIMIYLSVGGSVIPMCVTESDSIASVKLRIQASKGFFVKKQKLVFEGRELARNNSRVRDYGVTDGNLLHLVLRLSDLQAITVRTVCGKEFELHVERSRNVGYVKQQIAKKGSVDLKDQELVCDGQELEDQRLINEICRSNDAVIHLLVRKSAKVRAKPIEKDFVVSIEALNLNEKKPALAREVVGCQVLERKAIGRELVLEPLIVNPKIEFSLGIKKLIYSTLDGLERGCEPVRSSEGSGGAYFMQDSSGLKYVSVFKPIDEEPMAMNNPRGLPLSVDGEGLKKGTRVGEGALREVAAYILDHPRTGPRTFYNEENGFAGVPPTVMVKCLHKRFNHPEGYDSAAKNMKIGSLQMYMKNNGSCEDIGPRAFPVQEVHKISVLDMRLANADRHAGNILISRESEDSEIVLIPIDHGYCLPENFEDCTFDWLYWPQAQQPYSSDTLNYIKSLDAEQDIELLKFHGWNLPPECARTLRIATLLLKKGAKRGLTPFAIGSIMCRETLKRKSVIEHIIQEAKEAQLPGTSEDSFLESVSSIMDQHLDELY; this is encoded by the exons ATGTCTATTGCCAGTGTAGCTCTTAGTCCCGTATATGAAGAATCTTTGAACTTCCCTTGCAATTTCGCCGGTGGATATGGGCTGTCATCGGGTAACTCCATTATGATATACCTCAGTGTTGGTGGGTCTGTGATTCCAATGTGTGTGACTGAGTCAGATTCCATTGCCTCGGTAAAACTGAGAATCCAGGCCTCGAAAGGGTTTTTTGTGAAGAAACAGAAGCTGGTTTTTGAAGGTAGGGAATTGGCTAGGAACAATTCTCGGGTAAGGGACTATGGGGTAACTGATGGGAACCTATTGCACTTGGTACTTAGGCTTTCGGATCTCCAGGCTATTACTGTTAGGACTGTGTGTGGCAAGGAGTTTGAGTTGCATGTTGAGAGGAGTAGAAATGTTGGTTATGTGAAGCAGCAGATTGCTAAGAAAGGGTCTGTTGATCTCAAAGATCAGGAACTTGTATGTGATGGTCAAGAGCTTGAAGATCAGAGACTCATTAATGAAATATGCAGAAGTAACGATGCTGTTATTCATTTGCTGGTCCGGAAATCTGCTAAGGTTAGAGCTAAACCTATAGAAAAGGATTTTGTAGTGTCAATTGAGGCATTAAATTTGAATGAGAAGAAGCCTGCTTTAGCCAGAGAAGTTGTGGGATGTCAAGTTTTAGAGAGGAAAGCAATTGGAAGAGAACTCGTTTTGGAACCTCTAATTGTAAATCCTAAGATTGAATTTTCATTAGGGATTAAAAAGCTGATTTACTCTACTTTGGACGGGCTAGAGAGAGGCTGTGAGCCAGTTCGCTCTTCAGAGGGATCTGGTGGAGCTTATTTCATGCAAGACTCTTCTGGTCTGAAGTATGTTTCTGTTTTTAAGCCAATAGATGAGGAACCGATGGCAATGAATAACCCTCGGGGATTGCCCTTGTCAGTGGATGGTGAAGGTTTGAAGAAGGGTACAAGGGTTGGAGAAGGGGCATTGAGGGAAGTTGCAGCATACATTTTGGATCATCCAAGGACTGGGCCTCGTACATTTTATAATGAGGAGAATGGCTTTGCCGGGGTGCCACCCACAGTTATGGTCAAGTGCTTGCACAAAAGATTTAATCATCCAGAAGGTTATGATTCTGCTGCTAAGAACATGAAGATCGGATCGCTTCAGATGTACATGAAAAAcaatggaagttgtgaagataTTGGTCCTCGCGCTTTTCCAGTGCAGGAGGTACATAAAATTTCTGTGCTGGACATGAGGTTGGCAAATGCAGACAGGCATGCTGGAAACATACTGATTAGTAGAGAGAGTGAAGACAGTGAGATTGTGCTTATTCCCATTGATCATGGGTATTGTTTGCCTGAGAAT TTTGAAGATTGCACATTTGATTGGCTTTACTGGCCTCAAGCTCAGCAACCTTATTCCTCTGACACTCTTAACTACATCAAATCATTAGATGCCGAACAAGATATTGAACTTTTGAAGTTTCATGGATGGAACCTACCACCTGAATGTGCCCGCACTCTCCGCATTGCCACCTTGCTTCTAAAGAAAGGTGCAAAGAGAGGACTCACTCCCTTTGCCATCGGAAGCATCATGTGTAGGGAGACTTTGAAGAGAAAATCTGTTATTGAACATATCATTCAAGAAGCAAAAGAAGCTCAACTCCCAGGAACAAGTGAAGATTCATTTCTCGAATCTGTGTCATCAATCATGGATCAACACCTTGATGAGCTTTACTAA